Within the Glycine soja cultivar W05 chromosome 3, ASM419377v2, whole genome shotgun sequence genome, the region TATACTAACAGTATCATGGTATTTCAGCTAAGATCATTGCACAGTGGGGGCACTGTCACATAGCATTTTCACTTTCATCCCATGTTGATGTTGAACCCAGTAACGGTTTTGAACTTGCCACGTGTTGCAACTTTTTATCAATACGATGGAGTGTAATATATACAGTAATCTATCTATATGCTAGTGCACAATTATGGCAGTTTAATAATACTTTATGCCTTTTCTTTATCCTTtccgttttttttttacattctagTGAGATATTATTGAATAATACAATTACAAAGGACAATGCTTAAGCTCCTTTCAGGATTTCTTTAACTAAAGTGTTGCAATAGCATAAGAAGGTGGTGCCAACAAGATGTTTACCTTCTAGCAATTGCATAAATCAATATCCCAAATATAGAGTATGAAtcgaaaattttaaaagtaataatattatattgcatatgattttaaattagtGACAAAATAATAACTATGTTATATATGATAAGCATGCCAAATTATTTAgagttatatatgtttttttatttgtgaaatatagttgtattttacttttgattcttaaaaaaaatcttgagtTTTGAtccttataatatatattatataacttttttattttagtttctataatattttttttattttaaattagctCCTTAAAAAATATGTAGATTATGTGCGATAAGACATTTCatctaattattaaatttttttactaattcaaaagtttgtttgactatttggtaaaaaaaaaaatttagtagcttgttatatttttttaaatgttacttgaagtaatattttttaaataaaaataaaaaatagaagctagcgttttataaaatcatgattttattatttttatattattttacacttATACTTTAACAAGCTAGTTTTTCAGCTTCTATATATCAGCTTTGAGCTACTATTCCAGCCTCCAATTAACTTTTCAGCTAATTTTGTTAAAAGTAACCTTAGTAGAGACTAAAAGCaaaatatttgagaaaaaagCCTATAAATCATTAAGTGatgataataaataagttataattttctaaatttggtCATGTTACGAGGTCATGTTTTGCAAGATAtttcatttaacttttatttttttaggttaaattactcatttgttccctatagtttcatgattcttacatttttagttcttatagtttgaaagtgatctttttaatctctataatttatattttaattctcttttagtccctctagtttaaaaatattctttttagtccctatagtttatattttaattctcatttgaaaactatagagactaaaaaagtaaaaatcatgaaactataaggactaaaaaatccaTTTTCAAAACTACacagactaaaagagaattaaaatgtaaattatagggactaaaaatatcactttcaaactatagggactaaaaaaagtaagaatcatgaaactatagaaactaaatgaataatgtaacttttttttattagttgaaaactCATTTAAATGTTCAAAAAATAagctttttttagtagtttttagtattttttgaaatgctactttagcatttttaaaaattctaacttctaattttttatatttttttcttgttattttaatatatttatcaaattttcttattacctttttaaataaataattttattatatttcagtCATCTtacacttttaaattattttaacaattaattttactaaatacttataatttaataaattaatttttaaactttcgATTACCAacttttaactttaattaattttatcatacatAACCTAAGTTTGGTACATAAAGTTGGTCCCTATACATATCCAGACCGGCCGTTTTGGAATTTCATCACGTGATATAAAATTGgtctcgttttttttttttttttttatcttgtaaaTTGGTCTCATTTGTTTTTATTGCTCAGttataaatttgaaatgaaaataaacaagGAACTAAtcttaaaaatgggttgtgcTACTTAACACATGGAGAATTTTTCGTTTTCATAAACAGTTATAAGTCTTCTATTCTTGCATACTTAGGCAAATTAGAGGGATCTGAATATGCATATAATAAATGTCTTAAAATAATAAGGTGATTCCGTGAATTGGGACTCAATTCTACTGGTAGGCAATTGGTATGATGGTTATTGAAGAATTAGGCTCTTGTATTAAAATGATGCAATTTTGTtcataaattatcaaaatggattgattttaaaaaaaattacagaaatatataaattatgctATTAAAGATGACTTTACTTTTTTagattcttatttattttttatttaaaaaaaactgtgaCAATTAAAAAATCGCTATAAATTGATTCTTTGGCTGCCACAAGAtagacatttatttattttttatgtagaaaaataatttgtgaaggttttaaaagtaatttggGGTGATTTTCTAACCTCcacagattaaaaaaaacaagaaatatatattaaaaatactaaaataattacgaatattttttaaaaaattataccataatttaatttgttcaataattataaatctaaactatactttatatattcaaatatatttataaatcttGTAATTAACTGTATTATTTcaacattttaaatatataaaaattaattgataatatattttattcattattttaatctctttttAATAAGTTACTGTAATTATAtgcataatatttaataaagtaaTTACCATTCTATATTAAATCTAAatctatataaaatttaatgtgtGAATTTATTGATTTACTTAAAATGTAGATTCACTTTAATTATTAcagttatgtatttttattaatttaaaataaaataataaaaacccaactagaagaaaagaataaatgcAGTGTTGACATATAATAATTGTGTATATAGCAAAACCATCTTTTATATGGATTGATAtgtatatttagtttttttaaccaTCAGTCCATTTTCAgttaaaaactaaagaaaataagttatgaACTTCGAATGTAAAATACTTTTACACGGTTCAATCACaatcaattatatatgttaaatttctaaaattttctgataattattttaaaaattattataataattaaagtactcattataaaattaaaatgtaacatatatatttgaaaatatttagttattataaaatgatatatttaaaatatttttaaatatataaacaaataattttgttatataatcCACATgttaaaatagtaattataagTGCGTTTTATAATCAGAAGGGTAATCCACTCGGTTTAAAAATCTAAATCCCATTAACATAGACTCAACTCCCACATTAGTATTAGGTTTCCTATCTTTCCGGGAGAATCGTCCAAAACAATGGTAAAAAACAATTACTGCTTTTGTTTTggatttatatatttatgtctAATTCCTATTTTAATCCTATCTGTCAGCAACCTTACCCCCTTTGAATTGAATATCACTCTATAAATAATGGGAACCATCTACTTATTTCTCTCCATGCTTTCTATTCCCATGCTAAACCACCGCACGCAACAAATCCAtttattttcatcttgtttTCTGATGGTTCTCCCAAAGTGTCGCTATATCTCTGTAGTTTTTTTCGCCTTTGTTGTGTTACTGATCAACAATGGCGTTGAAGCTTTTCATAAAGTATATCCTCATCTTCAATCTGTTTCTACGATATCCGTGAGCGGACAACACAGAACTGCGTACCATTTTCAACCTCCTAAGAACTGGATTAACGGTTCGTATGATACTCTTTTTAACCTTGATATATATTTGAgtgcaatttattttattttgtttaatgtgatTCTTTTATCCTTGAGTAATATCTTGAATGATTTTGGTACACTACACCCCTTTGAAgcttaaataattatttctcaTGCATTAAGTGCCTCGTTCATAGGTGTAAAGGATTTGCTTGGTGATGTAGAATACTTGAAATTGATATACATACGTCTGGCTAAACTTATGCCTTTTTGCATGGCTTTCtagtagttaaaaaattatgcatGCCAAAGTTTTCTATTGGACATCAAGCAGGGCTATTACATATAAACTACTTTGTGTTAGTGCTACGTggatttggatgaaatttttGTACGGTCCGggataattatgtttttattttaagagtaaAAATTATAACCATATAGTAATCTCAATCTATacgataatttaattatttttatatttaagtgcATGGGAAGTAGGGCAGCGAATACtggattttgtttttcatatggAATAGTTTTCCATCTTATTCCCTTTGTTAAATAGTGGTGAATCAGACTTCCTTATATaccaaatcaataattttacaacaaagcaaaagagaaaaaagtgagAGAAATGTGGAATATAATAAACCATGTAATGCTGAGAGAAAAACAGAACATTCTGTACAAATTGTTGTACGTGTTGTTGCGTGAATcaattttagttaattataatgtttaaatatacttttggttgttataatttagtattttttttatttttgtttttgataaaaaaatcgtttgaattcttaaaaaatgtatttattatctaaagcattttaaagaaaataaaacaaatatattttacaagaactaaaaaaaatgacaggaACAGAAAtgagaaaacattaaatatcaagaaataaaaatatagttaagCCTAATCATAATGATATTGGAATTTTGACACCTATAAAACACTAAATGATATTTCATGTTTTATAAAACATTTGatcgaataaaaataaaaataacatttaagttTGTACTTTTTGAATTTtacattgctttttttttttataacacattGCCATCTATATGTACTATCGCACTCAAGTAGTGCACAAATCATCATCGTTTTctatgttttacatttttttactacAATATAAAATCAAGTCAGAAATTATGAGTTTGGTAGACTTATTTAAGTATAacgtaattattataaaaattatctaaatggCTTGAAGCAAACCAGTGCTCATTGTACTTTAATTCTTGCTACTTTTTATAAACCACGTGTCCTATTCTTTGGTAATGGCTTCAAATTGTTCTCCTCTGTTAGCTCGCACCTTCAATTCACCTTATCCCACGCCTCAACATCGCCCATGTTGTTGGGAACAATGGATCGCTAATACGTGGAGATGCATGCCTAATTATAAGCTTATATTGGTTATTATGAATTGTTATCTCAGAATACTAACTTTCTAAATCCTTTCATGGTTAACGGACACATCAATCACATGCAGATCCAAATGGTAAGTAGAAAcgtcatttttaaattaacgtCCATACATTAATATATTATCTTATATTCCTAACTGCCAACAATGCAGGACCCATGTATTACAAGGGAATCTATCATCTATTCTACCAATACAACCCCAAAGGGTCAGTGTGGGGTAACATTGTGTGGGCTCACTCAGTGTCAAAGGATCTCATCAATTGGAGGTCCCTTGAACATGCACTTTACCCATCCAAACCATTTGACAAGTTCGGGTGTTGGTCTGGGTCAGCCACCATAGTCCCAGGTAAAGGACCAGTGATCCTCTACACCGGAGTTGTTGACGACAAACAAACTCAGGTTCAATGCTATGCTATACCTGAAGACCTAAACGACCCACTCCTCCAAAAATGGGTTAAACCTGACAAATTCAACCCAATCTTGGTTGCTAACAAGGGTGTCAACGGTAGTGCGTTTCGCGACCCAACGACGGCATGGTTGAGCAAGGACGGTCACTGGAAGATATTGGTGGGTAGTAGAAAGAATCTTACAGGTATAGCTTATTTGTATAGGAGCAAGGACTTTATGAATTGGGTGCAAGCCAAACATCCGATCCATTCCAAGGGTGCAACTGGTATGTGGGAGTGTCCTGATTTTTATCCAGTTTTGCTTAGAGGCAATGCAGGGTTGGAGACGTCCGAGGAGGGGAATCATGTGAAGTACGTGTTTAAGAATAGTCTTGACATTACAAGGTTCGACTACTATACAGTGGGaacatattttaaagataaggATAGATATGTCCCCGATAACACCTCAGAGGATGGTTGGGGTGGACTTAGGTATGACTATGGTAATTTTTATGCTTCCAAGTCATTTTTTGACCCCAGTAAAAATCGAAGAATCTTGTGGGGTTGGGCAAATGAGTCTGATACCAAGGAAGATGATGTTCGCAAAGGATGGGCGGGAATTCAGGTACTTAATTTAGATTATGCATtgccttcaattttttttgtttgtaattcGGTCTCTTAGTGTTTTTGCTACACCAATttgataaatgttaatttttgcttttatAAGGTACGTCTCACAATTTATTGTATCACCAAACTAAGTTAGCACACTAAACTGACATAAGGATCAACTTCATCCAAATAGACACTAGACTGACAGGAGGATCAACTTCATCCAAATAGAccaaagtgatttttttaaacttaagatattaaactgaaataaataaaaaaaagatgaaagaaagtATTTTAGCCTCAAACTAACTTAGCTTGCAACTGATATAGTtacttaaagaaattaattttcatgCAGAGCAATTTATGTTTgcatatgagttttttttttatgatgtgctatagttcttttttttatactagtgcaaattaaaggaattgaatttaaatattcatGTACGTttgtttgttaaaatatttaggCGATTCCGCGAACTGTGTGGCTTGATTCTACTGGGAGACAATTGGTGCAATGGCCTGTTGAAGAATTAAACAATCTCAGAGGGAAAGAAGTTAATATGAACAGTCAAAAGCTTCAAATGGGAGATTACGTTGAAGTAAAAGGAATCACTGCTGCCCAGGTTAGATTCTTAATAAAGCACTactatgtgtgtgtatgtgtttttTGTGCTCGGGAAGGTTAACGCTCATGTGTGTGTtttcatacatacatatataatgatatatataacaAACTTTTTTTCCTGCAGGCAGATGTGGAAGTTACATTCTCATTTGCAAGCTTGGACAAGGCAGAGACATATGATCCTAAGTGGGTAAACGCACAGGACCTCTGTGCCCTAAAGGGTTCAAAACTTCAAGGTGGAGTTGGACCATTTGGGCTTCTCACATTAGCTTCTCAAAATTTTGAGGAGTTCACTCCTGTGTTTTTTAGAATTTTCAAAGGTCCAGATAAGCATGTGGTTCTCTTATGCTCAGATGCAAGAAGGTTAGTCTATAATTCAAATTGGGATGAGGATTTctaatttctttctatttttacatctttgatttttttattttattttattttggcaaTTCTGAACAGTTCCTCTTTGAAGAGTAGTATGTACAAGCCATCATTTGCTGGTTTTGTAGATGTGGATTTGGCCACTAAAAGGAAACTCTCTCTTAGGAGTTTGGTATGTGCAAATGCAACCATTGCTCCATTTATTGCTTACATATAACATATTTATGAGCTCCAAGACACTAAATCAATGTTCTTTGTTTTTTCATCTGAATGGTAGATTGATCACTCAGTAGTGGAGAGTTTTGGTGAAGGAGGAAAGACAAACATTTTGTCTCGTGTTTATCCACAACTAGCAGTAGCAAATCAAGCTCAGTTGTTTGTGTTCAACAATGGAACTGAACCCATCTCGGTGGAAAACCTCAAAGCATGGAGCATGAACCCTGCTGATATAAAATAACCAGCCATAAATCAATTAGTAGGCAGAAAGTATTAGGCTTATAATACTATttgtaaatagaaaaaaattacgaacacaatcttttcacattttttttaacaggcTCTTTATTACTAGGTGAATTAGTATTCatcctttaaaataaatatgggcgggattatgttaaaaaaagtgATAGAAGATAATATGCTAGACTTTTATTTTggagaaaaaagttatacatcaaaaatataaaaaattaatacataatctttaaattctttattttatttcagtaGATTAAGGTTTTCAAACCATACTACCACTTTATAATTGTGGATTAATTGGTTTTATAGTTTGATTCTTATTATTCACACATTTAAAACAATATcccacaaaatcaaaataactttTTCCTTAACCCAAATGTGTTAAAAAGACACATTTATggtatttttaactactttccAACTTTTTAGATTCAAAGTATGGTATTGTATAAAAAAGTAGgataatgtttattttggttctttgtcttattttatttacaatgatcatttatctttttaaaaattattttaattttttttatcttattcaaaagattcaaaatgatcgttcaattattaaaatataattaactttgtCCTTCAAATAACATTTCGTTAAAGTTAaagaattattctattttttaaatatttgaaggaccatttttaacattttaaatatgAGGTACCATATTTAAtcctttaaaagataaataaccattttgaagattttaaataaaataaaagacaaaaataattttgttaaagatgaagaatcaaattgaactaaaaaaataaaaaataaaaatgattatttagccTAAAAATTATCCAACAAAAGAAAGATTGGAATAGGAGTATTTGTGTGATATAATTGATAAGAAAAaagtagagaaaaatattaatttaaaaattatcatacaagtttattatataaattaatgatcTATACTTCACCTTTTgtctcaaaattattattatgatgcAACCATACTACATTATGActaataaaatgtatataatcTCACAAATTACTTctgaattaatttaatatttttaataatttataagaaaaatttaagaACTTATTTGGTGATTTATTGGTAATTCATTTTGAGTCACCATTAACCAATAATTTTGGACTATTGCTATGATTAAAGTGAATAATAATTCGAAGTTTAGACACCCTGTGGTAACCACCACCCTGTGTTCAAATCCAAATCGATGTACATATCACTTAATTTCACAATACATATCCCTTTCTTTTTCAAAGAAtcattctaaaattaatttcgtaaattattattaaagaaaaattaatgtaatttaatttaaaagataaaaatttaaaatgttattaaaataatattttaataaaaatcacgaaaaccaaaacaaatcacataatatttcaaatttgattcagatggttttttttaatataaaatcaaaccaaactgaACGAAAAACAGCACTTACCACTAATCCAGAAATGAAATggtttcaataaaattattaaatttttatttgatatactACACTCATgccaaaaaaaatggaaaagaaataataataatccacGGGATTGTgcactttttaattaataattataattctgAGTCAGGTTTTTTCCATGATGTCCGCGTTCCACAACATGGTTGGCGTTAACCTATACAATGATTTCTGGTATTCTTAAAGCAACTATCGCATGTTTAtagtatccaaaaaaaaaaaaaactatcgcTATGCTTCAACTTTTTCacattctaatttttaattcccAAAAATGCTGATGGAGAATTaacataagaataaaatttgttaaaaaaagtttCGACGGACTAAAAATTGAGATCTGAAAAAATTGAGGAACTACAACACTTAAAACCGAATTTGAGACGGCAAGTGAGGGGTAAAAGACCATGTTAAATGTATATCATGCTGCAATTTATAGAAGcataaaaaaagatcaaaatccAATCAATGTCGCAACAAGTGTCATCAGGATTCACTACCAATAAGTGACTATTCATCCTCCTGTGTGCGTAATCTGGCCGTTTTGTTTGTCACAACAACATCAAGCTGCGCGGCTCTCTCAACTatatcttttctctttcttgtgGATATATTGTGGGCAATCTCAGCACAGTAAGTCCTAAAATAAACACAACTAAAGTGGTCAGAAAACGTTTGATGCAAAAGAATTAGAATCGAAAACCTAATTGGGATTGGGACGAAATGGTTCACCTGTTGTGCATCATGAGCAGCTCCAAGTCCTTCACATTGTGAACAACAAATTTCTTGAAACCATTAGGGAGATAGTGGCGGGTCTTCTTGTCTGAACCATAACCAATGTTTGGCATCAAAGTGCATCCCTTGAACTTTCTCCTAACACGAGAATCTATGCCCTTTGGCCTGCGCCAGTTTGTCTGTTGAaatagtataataaaaaaatgaggtcAGAAAATAAGAACTGGTTGTTTATACACACTAGGTTAATAATCTTATTTAggataataatttcatattcaatCTTAGCCGAAAGATGGTGATATTTAGGATAATAATCATAGACAATCGGCAAATTATTGAAATGTCATCAAAGATTGCAGATCAGACAATTTTCAGGTAAAGCAAAAGTATTCTTAACTACATGAGCAAGAAAAGTactattaaaatgaaaacactTTATGAGACTAATATCAATGTACTCAAGAGATGTAAACAGCAAAACAGTAACAGAAGGCTTATAGTAAAGAAAACCATGTCGCAAGGCCTGTAAAAATTCTATATATGCCTTTAAAACGAGATGTACAGCTACAGCAAGACAAAAGTCCAAAGTCTGGACATCAGATACCATGGGCAAACAAAAACCTTAATTGCAGTAACTTCaggataataaattataatcaataaTTAGTCAAACAAAATTACTTGACAGCAATAACACCATGAAAAAGATGCAAGAGATCAGATGGTAGTGCATGTTAGTAATCATCATTCTATTGCAGAATTGATGGATAAACATCATCATATCTCTTTGGAATCGCATTTCATAATTTACAAAGAACAATTTTAAGGGGAAATTTATTcggacaaataaaaaattactaagtAGGTCAATCTGTGCATATTAATTAAGTTATCAGACAATTAAACTCTCAACAGAGTGTCCCAATGGAGCAAGTAAGGCTGCGTGTCAAAAAGTAGTCATCAAATCCAATGTGcgtcaaattaaaacaaaaaacaaagaaaccctaacaatcaGGAAACAAATcaacttcaataaaaaaaaaaaccatcaaaaAAAGCACCCCCAAATGTAGAACACAATTCATAAT harbors:
- the LOC114405553 gene encoding beta-fructofuranosidase, insoluble isoenzyme 1-like; this encodes MVLPKCRYISVVFFAFVVLLINNGVEAFHKVYPHLQSVSTISVSGQHRTAYHFQPPKNWINDPNGPMYYKGIYHLFYQYNPKGSVWGNIVWAHSVSKDLINWRSLEHALYPSKPFDKFGCWSGSATIVPGKGPVILYTGVVDDKQTQVQCYAIPEDLNDPLLQKWVKPDKFNPILVANKGVNGSAFRDPTTAWLSKDGHWKILVGSRKNLTGIAYLYRSKDFMNWVQAKHPIHSKGATGMWECPDFYPVLLRGNAGLETSEEGNHVKYVFKNSLDITRFDYYTVGTYFKDKDRYVPDNTSEDGWGGLRYDYGNFYASKSFFDPSKNRRILWGWANESDTKEDDVRKGWAGIQAIPRTVWLDSTGRQLVQWPVEELNNLRGKEVNMNSQKLQMGDYVEVKGITAAQADVEVTFSFASLDKAETYDPKWVNAQDLCALKGSKLQGGVGPFGLLTLASQNFEEFTPVFFRIFKGPDKHVVLLCSDARSSSLKSSMYKPSFAGFVDVDLATKRKLSLRSLIDHSVVESFGEGGKTNILSRVYPQLAVANQAQLFVFNNGTEPISVENLKAWSMNPADIK
- the LOC114407222 gene encoding 60S ribosomal protein L32-1-like, coding for MAVPLLSKKIVKKRVKKFKRPQSDRKISVKTNWRRPKGIDSRVRRKFKGCTLMPNIGYGSDKKTRHYLPNGFKKFVVHNVKDLELLMMHNRTYCAEIAHNISTRKRKDIVERAAQLDVVVTNKTARLRTQEDE